A single region of the Marinobacter salinus genome encodes:
- a CDS encoding HDOD domain-containing protein: MHIAPDLQLPSLPEVTLRALEACHQDESYRTISEIVSADTALVARILALANSALYGPATRIKSVDQALLRLGTRRFHTLVLTAALRQLLFELGGDEWQQLRDFWRHSLTTALTARALATLTRYPEPDEAFMLGMLHNIGELIAIKTPAAETKQYYFNHQSEIAAELVTAWGLGPMAADAMRYQQALPNELRDAGHLVKLISLATRLALSDAAGIAAAATVFGLNEELTREINRRIAHEVSGMAASLGIPLEDDYDGESATLQLKQTILRQAIASQALQFADLNGKVDDILADTVNSLTLITGLPALCFGYADDSLVLLSGTIGEVPSLSISAQPGGSVLTEAFTSGQIVSLGDRPPTVLDRQLLSLLHAPSLLAVPVVTGDHCPGVFALGTDTNGPVATTELASLFTRQLSAVLEEREPGIQASKADEQLDAEVAREIMRKQVHEVSNPLTIVRQYIYQLRNRLEDTEVRQELDVIREELDRAGNLLLQMSHSDSPRPDDSGIDLNSELTSLVRILKDSLFTDSKRKLDVVLCSEPTEVAASASPIRQIIINLVRNSAESLPEDGGRVEIRTSAPVWQNSRTWVELEITDTGAGIPREIRESLFAPVRSTKGEGHSGLGLSIVKQLIDDMEGIIACRTGQEGTTFRILLPTASHKKNETD, from the coding sequence ATGCACATAGCTCCTGATCTTCAATTACCGAGTCTCCCGGAGGTCACCCTTCGGGCACTTGAGGCTTGCCATCAGGATGAGAGTTACCGCACCATCAGCGAGATCGTTTCGGCAGATACTGCTCTCGTTGCACGCATCCTTGCACTCGCCAACTCGGCGCTTTACGGCCCGGCGACCCGTATCAAATCAGTTGACCAGGCACTCCTCAGGCTCGGAACCCGACGGTTTCATACCCTCGTACTAACCGCAGCCCTGCGCCAGCTTCTGTTTGAGCTGGGCGGTGATGAATGGCAGCAGCTCCGTGATTTCTGGCGACACTCCCTGACCACAGCACTCACTGCCCGGGCACTCGCCACCCTCACCCGTTACCCGGAACCCGACGAAGCCTTCATGCTCGGCATGCTGCATAATATCGGCGAGCTCATTGCCATTAAAACGCCAGCAGCGGAAACGAAGCAATACTATTTCAACCATCAGTCCGAGATTGCAGCTGAGCTGGTGACAGCCTGGGGGCTTGGACCCATGGCCGCGGATGCCATGCGCTACCAGCAAGCCCTGCCCAACGAACTGCGGGATGCGGGGCATCTGGTAAAGCTGATCAGTCTTGCCACCCGCCTGGCGCTCTCGGACGCTGCGGGTATTGCCGCCGCGGCAACCGTTTTTGGTCTGAACGAAGAGCTGACCCGAGAGATCAACCGGCGCATTGCCCATGAAGTCTCAGGGATGGCCGCATCTCTGGGGATTCCCCTTGAGGATGACTACGACGGCGAAAGCGCAACACTACAACTGAAGCAGACGATCCTGCGTCAGGCGATTGCCAGCCAGGCCCTTCAGTTTGCAGATCTGAATGGCAAAGTGGATGACATTCTTGCGGACACCGTCAACAGCCTGACGCTGATTACCGGCCTTCCTGCCCTTTGCTTTGGCTATGCGGATGACAGTCTGGTGCTCCTTTCAGGTACCATCGGAGAGGTTCCCTCTCTTTCCATTTCGGCCCAACCGGGCGGTAGTGTCCTGACTGAAGCTTTCACTTCCGGGCAAATAGTAAGTCTGGGTGATCGCCCTCCCACGGTTCTGGACCGCCAGCTGTTATCTCTCCTGCACGCGCCGTCGCTGCTTGCGGTGCCGGTTGTCACCGGCGACCATTGCCCGGGCGTGTTTGCCCTCGGCACTGACACAAACGGCCCCGTAGCAACCACTGAGCTCGCCAGCCTGTTTACCCGTCAGCTGTCGGCGGTGCTGGAGGAGCGGGAGCCCGGAATCCAGGCTTCGAAGGCAGATGAACAGCTTGATGCAGAAGTCGCTCGAGAAATCATGCGCAAGCAGGTTCACGAGGTCAGTAATCCGTTAACCATTGTACGACAGTATATTTATCAGCTGAGAAACCGGCTCGAAGATACCGAAGTGCGGCAGGAACTGGATGTCATACGGGAGGAACTCGACCGGGCAGGTAACCTTTTGCTTCAAATGAGCCATTCCGACAGCCCCCGACCGGATGACAGCGGAATCGACCTCAACTCGGAGCTGACAAGCCTTGTCCGGATATTGAAAGACAGCCTGTTCACGGACAGCAAGCGGAAGCTTGACGTGGTACTGTGCAGTGAACCGACGGAGGTCGCTGCGAGCGCATCGCCAATTCGCCAGATTATAATCAACCTGGTACGCAATTCGGCGGAAAGCCTGCCTGAGGATGGCGGCAGAGTCGAAATACGGACATCAGCACCGGTGTGGCAAAACAGCCGCACCTGGGTAGAGTTGGAAATTACAGACACCGGAGCGGGAATCCCCAGGGAGATTCGGGAATCGCTGTTTGCGCCGGTCAGATCGACAAAAGGAGAGGGCCACAGCGGTTTGGGCCTGAGCATTGTGAAGCAGCTCATTGATGACATGGAGGGCATCATAGCTTGTCGTACGGGACAGGAAGGAACCACTTTCAGGATTTTGTTACCAACGGCCAGCCATAAAAAAAACGAGACCGACTGA
- a CDS encoding EAL domain-containing protein, which yields MAPELTDQPFSYGLTARILVVDDEPRLLNTLASLLRDRGYEVTEAHGGEKACALADTQHFDLALLDLRMPDVDGFDVMAHLTNVQPDCGVIVVSGESSFSAVSRALRRGALDYIRKPFDPEELLATVEGVIGKQSLLKAHENVQMRLEKSEALHRYIVNSSPDIVFMLDDDGHFCFVNSKVESLLGYQPSELCGRHFRHILDDRDVTRGSYALKGPNITADNPRTLEVRLKTRGSRRATRHFEITAFPVDPQTWPHTGATQGGGSGKLARYYGTARDVTERKEAEAFINFQAYHDLLTRLPNRALFKDRLELAITHARRSGQKLAVMFLDLDRFKVINDTLGHAMGDRLLQAVTHRLEKCIRKGDTLSRFGGDEFTLLLPSIHNHEDARQIAKKLINSLRAPFQLGDHEVFVGVSIGIAIHPEAGENMDQLIQNADIAMYHVKAKGKDGYRFYSDSMNINTANRLNLERDLRLALERDELRVFYQPQVCSTTNRVVGLEALVRWQHPERGLLYPRDFLPLAEETKLIGLLSERVLDQACQDVGRWIRSGHPDLRLAVNLSPIQVEHPRFVETLMQRVEAHNFPAGNLEIEITENVIMNDLEQISQKLRELASKGVRIAIDDFGTGYSSLNYLHRLPIHTLKVDQSFVKAIRSGEDGACIVNAIVAMAHGLKLEIVAEGVETDEQLEYLRGLGCHQVQGFFYGPARPAADICKSLGQTPARAASF from the coding sequence ATGGCACCTGAACTCACTGACCAACCTTTCAGTTACGGGTTAACGGCACGTATTCTGGTGGTGGATGATGAACCGCGACTGCTTAATACACTCGCCTCCCTATTGAGGGACCGTGGCTACGAAGTAACGGAAGCCCATGGCGGCGAAAAGGCATGCGCTCTGGCGGATACGCAGCACTTCGATCTGGCTCTGCTGGACCTGCGCATGCCCGATGTGGATGGCTTTGATGTCATGGCCCACCTGACCAACGTCCAACCCGACTGCGGCGTTATTGTCGTCAGCGGGGAAAGCTCATTCAGCGCCGTCAGTCGTGCACTCCGCCGGGGAGCTCTGGACTACATCCGAAAACCCTTTGATCCGGAAGAGCTGCTCGCCACCGTTGAGGGTGTTATCGGCAAACAGTCGTTGCTCAAAGCCCATGAAAACGTTCAGATGCGACTGGAGAAATCGGAAGCCCTGCACCGGTATATCGTGAACAGCTCCCCTGACATTGTCTTCATGCTTGATGACGACGGTCATTTCTGCTTCGTAAACAGCAAGGTGGAAAGCCTGCTGGGTTACCAGCCCTCCGAACTGTGCGGGCGGCACTTCCGCCATATTCTGGACGACCGGGATGTAACCCGGGGCAGTTACGCCCTGAAGGGCCCCAATATTACCGCGGACAACCCCAGAACTCTCGAAGTCCGCCTAAAAACCCGGGGCAGCCGGCGCGCAACACGACATTTCGAGATCACCGCATTCCCCGTCGACCCACAAACCTGGCCACACACTGGCGCAACCCAGGGTGGTGGGAGCGGCAAACTGGCGCGTTATTACGGCACAGCCAGGGATGTTACCGAAAGAAAGGAAGCGGAAGCGTTCATCAACTTTCAGGCCTACCACGACCTGCTCACCAGGTTACCCAACCGGGCGCTGTTCAAAGACCGTCTGGAGCTTGCCATTACTCATGCCCGCCGTAGCGGCCAGAAACTGGCAGTAATGTTTCTCGACCTCGACCGTTTCAAGGTGATCAACGATACCCTCGGTCATGCCATGGGTGACCGCCTGCTGCAGGCGGTTACCCATCGGCTTGAAAAGTGTATCCGCAAAGGCGACACCCTGTCCCGGTTCGGCGGAGATGAGTTCACATTGCTACTGCCCTCCATTCACAACCACGAGGATGCGAGGCAGATTGCCAAGAAGCTGATCAACTCACTACGGGCTCCGTTCCAGCTCGGAGACCATGAGGTCTTTGTGGGCGTCAGCATCGGCATTGCCATTCACCCGGAAGCCGGCGAGAACATGGATCAGCTGATCCAGAATGCCGACATCGCCATGTACCATGTCAAGGCCAAGGGCAAGGATGGTTACCGTTTCTATTCCGACAGCATGAACATCAATACGGCCAATCGCCTAAATCTCGAGCGAGACCTGCGTCTTGCCCTGGAACGGGATGAGTTGCGGGTGTTCTACCAACCCCAGGTCTGCTCGACCACCAATCGGGTTGTCGGCCTCGAAGCTCTGGTGCGCTGGCAACATCCGGAACGTGGACTGCTCTACCCACGGGACTTCCTGCCTCTGGCCGAAGAAACCAAATTGATCGGTCTGCTGAGTGAGCGGGTGCTGGATCAGGCGTGCCAGGATGTGGGGCGATGGATCCGCTCCGGACACCCTGATCTCCGCCTGGCGGTGAACCTTTCACCGATTCAGGTCGAACATCCCCGCTTCGTGGAAACCCTGATGCAGAGAGTGGAAGCCCACAACTTCCCAGCCGGCAACCTGGAGATCGAGATTACGGAAAACGTAATCATGAACGATCTGGAGCAAATCAGCCAGAAGCTCAGGGAACTCGCTTCAAAGGGTGTGCGTATCGCGATCGACGATTTCGGCACTGGCTACTCCTCCCTGAATTACCTCCACAGACTGCCTATCCATACCCTGAAAGTTGACCAGTCCTTCGTAAAAGCTATCCGGAGTGGCGAGGACGGCGCCTGTATTGTTAATGCCATCGTTGCCATGGCCCATGGCCTGAAACTGGAGATTGTGGCTGAAGGCGTTGAAACCGATGAACAACTGGAGTACCTGCGAGGCCTTGGTTGCCACCAGGTGCAGGGCTTTTTCTACGGTCCGGCAAGGCCGGCAGCCGACATCTGCAAGTCGCTCGGGCAGACACCCGCCCGAGCAGCATCTTTCTGA